The DNA window TTCTCCTCCGCTCTCCATAATCCGGTGAAGATGGTCGTGAACATCCTTTCCTGTCTCCAGCAGATCGATATCCCCGATGGACATCTCCAGAAGCTCCGCTCTCGGGAATCCGGTCAGCGAACAGTAGGCACCGTTGACATCGGTTATGTGTGCATTGCCGTCGATCAACAGAAAACCGTCCTGCATGGTATGAACGATGGTTCGGTACTTTTCTTCCGCCAGCTTCTGTTCGCTTATATCCATATTAAATCCGACGAAGCGGACAGGAACACCTTCCGCATTGAAGATCGCCTTGCCGCGGCCAGATATCCAGCGATAGCTGCCGTCTTTGGCCCGCAGGCGAAAGACAGATTCGTATATATCCCTGGCCCCCGAAAGATACTCCTCCACACTCCTGAAGGCCTGCTCCCTGTCCTCAGGATGCAGCAGCTCGCTCCAGGCTTCGGATGTGTAGGGCAGTTCATCGGGATCATAGCCCAGCATGCGGGCGAAACGGTCTGAATGATATGCCTCGTTGGTTTCCAGGTTCCAGTCCCAGAGCCCGTCCCGGCTGCCTTCAACTGCCATACGCAGGCGTTCCTCGCTGATCATGAGGGATTCCTCTGCTGCCCTGAGACTGGAAATATCGTGAAAAATAGCCTGCAGGCAGTCATCGTGAACCTTTTTACTGTTCATGATCACCGGGACAAGAGTCCCGTCTTTTTTCCGGATATTACGTTCCCGCTGTACGGTTTCACCCGCGTATACACGGCGGTAGGAGAGGGGATGCTCCGCCATTTCCTGCTGATCAAAAAGCACCCGGATATTTCTGCCCACCAGTTCTTCCCGGGAATACCCGGTAAGCTCGGTCATGTTTCTGTTAGCTTCGGTGATTATCCCCTCGGCATTGCCTATAAGAATGCCGTCTGCAGCCTGTTCAAAAATTGCCTTGAACCGATGTTCGCTTCTTTTCAGCTGTATTTCGACTTCCTTCTTTTCACTGATGTCCCTGGTAATCGACAAAATATGAGGTTCGCCGTTCAGGGTGATCAATCGTGCCGACATCAGACCGGTTTTCCGACTGCCGTCCCTGCAGCGGAATACGGATTCCAAGTTCTCAACGATTCCGTCCTGTTTCAAGCCATTGACCAGTTTTTCCCGGTCCTCAGGTGATGCCCAGATATCGATATCGGAGGAGAGACGGCCGATAACATCTTCCCGGGTGAATCCGGTCATAGAAGTAAATCCTTCGTTGATATCCACATAGAGACCATCGAGCCTGTTGATGTTTATCGAATCCGGGCTGGTCATGAATGCAGCCCGATACTTCTGCTCGCTCTCTTTAATCTTCGACGAGGCATCGAAGAGCTTGTAGGCCATCCGGATTGATTCGATCAGGATAAATTCCCCCGAATTCTTGAGAACATATCCGTACCCGCTGATCTGTTCCACCCGGTCAACGTACTGCTTTTCCGAGTGGCTGGTTAAAAAGATTATGGGAAGGTCCCGGATTTCGAGGATGCCCGCGGCCGCCGCTGTTCCGTCCATACCCTTGCCGAGATCGATATCCATGAGAACAAGGGAAATATCCGGATCCGATTGTACCAGGGATATGGCATCCTCTCCGTTTAACGCCGTATCAACAATAAAGTTGTGCTTTTTCAGTACCCGTGCTTCGGAGAGGGCGATAATAGATTCATCCTCGACCAGCAATATTTTTTTCGGCATTCAGGTCCCCAGAACTCCACCGGCAAGATACCTAGAAGTATACGGGACTTTCAGCGGGAAAACAAACAGCTCTGGTCGAAAATACGGGTCCCGGAAGAAAACGTCTGAGCACATAAACAGGCAGGCCGGCAGAAATTACCGGCCTTTTTCGTGCATCATGCACAACGCGGCTGCAGGGCATACCGGGATCAGCGGGAAAAATTGATTCGTCCCGGGAAATGTGATAGTCTGGAGTATAAACAATGGTTTATCCATAAAAATGTATCGAGGAGTATCCCATGAAAAAACCCGCAGCGGCAGCCGTTCTGTTTTACCTTGCCATCTTTACAGCTTTTATCCTTACAGGCTGCAGCGGCGGTGGGGCCGGGGGAGGAGAGCAACCCTATGCTCCTCAATCATCACTGGACGATATAATCCTGGACACGGATTTCTTACAACATGTCTATCTCGACATTACCCAGAGTCAGATTGCCAATACATCCGTGGATATGGAATACAGCCTTACCGATGGATCCACCTGGGTGGACTGTACCGACAATCCCCAACCGGTGGTATTGACGGTCGGAACCGGAGTGTGGATCCGTAATGAAGGAGACGGTTCATCCGAGCGCTTTCTCGGCCAGGTGGATGCTTTATCCGGTCCCGATATTAATGCGGGGGATGAGCTGTATGTCGGTGTCTATGACGCCGGAGCCAACACCTGGGACGATGTCTCCTCTGTGTCACCGGGAAATATCCTCAATATTCTTGCCTATATCCAAAATATCGGTACCGATGCCTGCCCTTCCGGTCACCGCTTCGACTTCTATATTTCGGATGACACGACAATAACGACTGCCGATACATTGATCCGCAGCTATGTGTATACCTCCGCTACAGCTGCCGGCGGAACAATGTCTTTCGTCCTCACCTTCCAGGTTCCCTCCGGCTTCTCCGCCGGGACCTACTACATCGGATATATCGCCGACGCAGGGAATACTGTCAGCGAGATGAACGAGGGCAACAACACCTCCGCTCCCGAGGGGGTTACTCCGCTGATCGTCAAGGACAATTCAGCAGTCCCGGGCGGGGCCGTTAAAATCTACAATTCCTGGGGTGAAGGGAACGGCTGGGAGAATAATGCCGACGGATACTACTGGATGCCCTACGAGGTCCTGAAAAATAACCGGATGCTGGTGAGCTACTACTACAACGATTTTACCCGGGAGTATAATCCCACCTCTGTACTGGTCTTTTCACTGACCCATCCGGAACGGGATAAGCTGCGCGTTACCGTCGGCCTGGGAGATCCAGCTGATCCGTATATGAAAAAAACATTTCAAAGTGAATGGAACAGCACAGACCTGATCAGCGGAGCGATCCCTTTTCCAGCCAACAGCATGATCCTGGATATAAGTGAGTTCGCAAGCGGCATCAACAGCTACGATCTCTTTTTCATGGTGGAAAATTCCAGCGGTACTTCCGGTTCACTTGGCAATCTGAGTCTCGAACTCTACGGCGATTATGATTCCCCCGCAATAAGAACGCTGAATTCTGTCTCCACCACATTACCCGCAACCCTTTCTGCAAACGCAGAAACAACCGTATACCTCAGCACTGCAGGAGAACTGACCCTGACCGAACAACAGCAGATTCTCCCCATGTCCCGTTCCACGAGCCTGTCGGGCATTACTTTTAATGAACGTATGCCCTCCTCCGGAGAAATTGCCCGAAACATAGACCGCTACGGAGTGTATATTCCCGGAAAAAACTACAACACAATAGTCAAGCAAGGTTTCGGAACCGGATATGCCCCCCCGTCTCGAAGCGTATGGGAAAGCACCAGGATCCTGGAGAGTATCGATACCGGAATAACCAGGGGTACACTGCCCATGGCGGTTGACAACTCCGCCAGCGTTTATTTCCCCCCAACAGGCAATCAGGGATCCGAAGGTTCCTGTTCAGCCTTCTCGGTGGGCTATTACATCCAGACCTATACGGAAGCAAAGGAACACAACTGGGATCTTTCTTCAACAAGCTGGACCGGCGGCGCCACAGGTTCACCATCTTCAAACCTGGATAAAATTTTCAGCCCGGATTTTATCTATCATCAGATAAACGACGGCGGTGATAACGGGTCGAACATCATTCAGGCGGCCGGGCTGGTAACCAGAATCGGCGGCGCGACATGGAACACCATGCCCTACGATACTGCTGATTCAACCTCCTGGCCATCGGAGGCCGCCTGGCGGGAAGCCCCGAAATACCGGGGGCGGGAACCGGCCAAGTATTATTGGGACAATCTTTCAGCCGGTTATTTCGTTATAGAAGACGATTCAGGCATTCAGCTTCTGAAAAGTCTTCTCAACGCGGGCTACTGCGTCAGTACCGGTATTGCAGCAGAAACGGTGTATAACGGACTCGATATCAATGACGTCGTGAATTCGGCTGTTACGTGGACATCCACCAATCATGCCCAGACTATTGTAGGCTATAAGGAGGGGACCTCGTGGGACCCGTCAAATCCCGACTCCTGATCATACTCATGATCCCGGCAATTGCGGCTCCAGCGTTCTCTTCAGGTCCCCGGGAGAGAGCGCAGGAAAACGTGGTCAATCCAGCCCCGGAGACTGAAGCGTCAGGCGGTCTTACGGGGGGATTCAGGAAAGCGGAAAAGGACAATCCTCATGTAATCGAATCTGTCCGTTTTCTGAAAGCAGAAATGGACGCCCGGGGGATCAGGGTTCAGGAAGTCCGCAGTTCGGAAATCCAGGTTGTATCGGGATATAAAGTGCATCTTGTGGCTGAGTACCGAAAAAATGGAACCAGCGACGTTCTGGATGCCCTGATCTATCTGCCTCCCCGGGGAGAGCCTCAGTTATTATCGCTTACATACGGTGCTGAATAAAAAGCAGGAGTCAGCTGTACAGGTCTGAAGCTTCCCCCTCAGGCATACCACCGGCAAAACAGCCGCTGCAGCAGGTCCAGGACCGCAAAAAAGAGAAGTCCCGCCAGGCTCAGGGCCATGATGCCGGCGTACATACGGGTGTAGGAGATCCTGGACCAGCTGTCCATGATGTACCAGCCTATCCCCGTCTGAGTGGCGAAGGTCTCAGCCAGAAACAGCACCGCGAAGGCGGTCCCCAGAGTCAGCCTCAGGGAGCTGAAAATCCGCGGAAGCAGGGCAGGCAGAATCACGTGGACCAGAAGGTCCCGCCTGCTTCCCCCCAGGGTATAGAGAGAGTCGAAATAATGCCTGTTGATTCCCGCGGTTCCGTCCCGAATTTCCAGGTAAAACTGAAAGAAAACGATCAGGGCCACGAGAAATATCTTTGAAAGGTCCCCAAGCCCCAGAAAGAGCAGAATGATCGGCAGAAGGGCGATTTTCGGAACCGGAAAGAGAACATAGACCACGGGGCTCACGACAGAGTCCGCTGCGCCGACGGTCCCGGAAAGAATTCCCAGAACCAGGGCTGGAACAAAGGCCGCAGCCAGTGCGGCCAGCACGCGAAAGAGAGAAGAACCGAGATGGAGCATCAGTTCGCCCCTGACAATCTCCGTAAACATTTCACGGCCGACGGACACGGGGGAGGGCAGAAAGGGCCGGGCCACCAGGAACGAAGCGATCCACCACAGGGCAAAGAGGAACACCACGGCAAAGGCTGTCCTTTTCATATCCTGCCTCCGGCGGGCTTCGCGGTAATGCTTTCCAGGGTATTCCTGATTTCGACACAGCTGGAAAAAAAACCGCCGCTTTTTCGGTCCCCTGCCCTGGAGGATGTATTGCTGATCCTCGTGATGCCGCCCTGCATGTCCATTACATGAATCTCATCGCTCAGATAGGCGGCCTCTTCAATGCTGTGGGTAACCAGGATAATCGTCATGGCCCTCTCCCGGTGAACGGCAAGCAGGTAGTCCTGAAGCTGTTCCCGGGTCATGGCGTCCAGGGACGAGAAGGGTTCATCCAGGAGCATCAGGTCCGGGTCGAGGACCAGGGAGCGCCCCACGGCGAGGCGTTGCTTCTCTCCTCCCGAGAGCTTTGCGGGATAGCTTTTTTCCTTGCCCCCGAGACCCAGCTCCCCCAGGACCCGGTCGATCCTGAAAGCCCGTTCAGTCCGGGAAAAACCCCGGAGCCTGAGGCCCAGGGCCATGTTCTCGCAGACCGTCTTCCACGGAAAGAGCCCGTACTCCTGCAGGATTACCGCCGTCTTCTCCCGTCCTCTTTGGGGAGCCTCCCCGTTCAGGAGCAGACCTCCCCGTTTGGCAGACAGGAGCCCGGCGATGAGATAAAGCAGGGTTGTCTTTCCGCAGCCCGATGGCCCTATGACCACATGCAGCTTCCCCGCCTCAAAGGAGTGGGAAAGTCCCCGGAACACCCGCTGTCCGGAGCTATAGTCAAAATCCAGGTCCCGGATATGAATCATCTAAGGTTTTATTGCTCCAGTTCTTCAACTACGGCATCAAAACAGAGATCCTCGTATTCCGGAGGGGCTTCAATCATTCCGCGCCGCATCATCCAGTCGGCGGCAGCGCTTATCTCCTCCCGTTCCGGAAGCCGGGGATACTCATACTCCACAAAGGAGAAGCTTTCCCTGATCACCGGCGGAAATCCCATTACGTCCACCAGAAAATCCCGGTAGGCGTCAGGATCGGTGTTGATATTCCTGCAGGCTTCCCAGTAGGCCCGGTAGACCCGCACTATCTCATCGGAGCGCTCCCGGAGGACCTCCCCGTCAAAGAGCATGACCCCCGGATCCATACCCAGGGCATTGCTGTCTCCCAGGGGCACCGCACCTCTGGCCACCGCGAGGGCATAGAGAGGTTCAGGAAGACAGGCTGCAGGGAGCTTTCCGTTAAGAAGAAGTTCCATCCTTACCGGGATTTTGGGTACCGCCAGGGGCTTGAACCCGGAATCCGGAATCCCTGCCTCGCTGAGCAGGCTGGAGGCCACGTACTCGATCACGGTATTGGATGAGACACCGATCTCCTTTCCTGCAAGATCCGCGGGGCTCCCGGCATTCGATCCCGGGGCGGCGGCCAGCCCGTAGCGTCCGGTGGTAATGGAGGCAATCCGGACGTCCATGCCCCCGGTAAAAAGGAGGATCGATCCGATGGCATCGGCAATGATTCCATCGATCTGCCCTGCCTGGAAGGCTGCATCCCGTTCCACGGGATTCTGAAACATCACCAGTTCAACCGCCGCCCCTGCATCGGAAAAACGACCCTCCTCCCGGGCGACCAGAAAAGGCAGGGAATCGGCATCCGGGAGAAGTCCGATTTTAAGGGCCTCGTCAGGTTTTTCACCGGCACCTCCGGCAAAGAGCAGGGCGGAAACAGAAAACAGCAGAATGAGAAAAATTGTTGTTCGTTGTGCAGACATTACGACTCCTGACCCGAATTCCAGCGGCGCGCCCTGGATGACGGGAGCCCCAGAAGGTCGAGGACCCGGTAAAGGCTCTGGTCAACAAGCTCGTCGATGCTTTTCGGCTGGGTATAAAATGCGGGAACAGGGGGCATGATAATGCCCCCCGCCCGGGTTACTTTCAGCATGTTCTCCAGGTGTATCCCCGAAAGGGGGGTCTCCCTGGTCAGCAGAATCAGGGGACGCCGTTCCTTGAGGCTCACGTCCGCCGCCCGTTCCACCAGGGAATCGGAGGTTCCGGAAGCGATTCGTCCCAGGGCGCCCATGGAACAGGGAGCCGCGACCATACCCCGGGTAAGGAATGAACCCGAGGCGATGGGGGAAAAATAATCCGTAATCTCCGGGGTTTCAAGGCTCCCGACGGCGCGAAACTCCCGCAGCCACTCGTCCCGGCTCCGGCCGGTCTCCTGCAGGATTACATCCTCACCGTTTCTCGAGAGGAGCAGATAAAGGGGTATACCCTGCTCCATCAAGAGCTGCACCAGACGCAGACCGTAAACGGCGCCGCTTGCTCCGGTGATGGCGACGACAACGGGGAGTCCACGTTCAGCCATGGAGTCCTCCGGGAAGGTAGACCGCCGCAAGTGCAAAGAGCAGGAATATCGGAGACAGAGTCTGATTCAATTTATAAGCTGCAAAGGGGATCCTGTTTTCCGGGGACTTTTCACTCTTCCAGGCTATCAGCAGTTCCCAGCAAAGGATTCCCCCGGAAACAGCGACCCCGGCGTAATACCAGGCATTGAATCCGTAAAGCAGGCCGTGCATTACGGTACCGGCCATAAAGACGGCAAAACTCGCCGCAGCGAATCCGAGAGCGGGGAATCTGCCAAAGCGGGCCGGGATAGATCGGAGTCCGTGGCTTCGGTCGTGGTCGATATCCTGCAGGGCGTAGATTATGTCGAAACCGGCCACCCAGAACATGACCGCCCCCGTCAGCGGAAAAAAGCGCCACTGAAAGCTGCCGGTCAGAGCCAGAAAGGTACCCATGACCGCGGCGGAGCAGGTAAATCCCAGCCAGTAGTGACAGAGCCAGGTAAAGCGCTTGGTGTAGGAATACCCCATGATCATGACAGCGGCTGCCGGTACCAGAGCCAGGCAGAGGGGATTCAGCATCCAGGCGGAAACCAGCAGCAGGAGCCCGCAGAAGAGGGTAAAGAGTATCAGCTCCAGGCGACGGACCCTGCCTGTCTGCAGGGGTCTGTCGGCGGTCCGGGGGTTTTCCGCGTCAATCTTCTCGTCCACCAGGCGGTTGAGGGCATTCGCCCCGTTTCTGGCGGCCACCACGGCCAGAATGATCCAGCCCACCGTGCTCCAGGGGGGTCGTCCCGCACTCTCGGAGAGGAGGGCGACAAGGGCAAAGGGCAGGGAGAAGAGGCTGTGCTCGATCATGACGGCCCTGCCGATGCCCCGTCCCCTTCGAAGGAGTCTTTTAATCAAGACCAAACTCCTTCCAGCGCTCGTCGACCCTGCGGACGATCTCATCGCTCATGACGATGTCGTCGGGCCACTCCCGTTCATGCCCGTCCAGAGGCCCTTTCCGGGTTGCATCCACCCCCAGGCGGGTACCGAAACGGGGCCGCGGAGAGGCATGGTCCAGGGTATCCAGGGGCCCCTGGGAGAAGATCAGGTCCCGTTGGGCATCGATATTGTTGAAAACCTTCCACATTACGGTGCTCAGGTTCTGCACATCCACATCAGCGTCCACGACTATGATCATCTTGGTGTACATCATCTGCCCAAGTCCCCACAGCATGTTCAGCACCTTGTGGACCTGACCGGGGTAGCGTTTTTCTATTGAAATGATCGCACAGTTGTGGAACACCCCTTCCAGGGGCAGGTTCATATCCTGAATTTCCGGAGCCATCCGCTTTAAGAGGGGCAGAAATATCCGCTCCGTGGCCTTTGC is part of the Marispirochaeta aestuarii genome and encodes:
- a CDS encoding PAS domain S-box protein; this translates as MPKKILLVEDESIIALSEARVLKKHNFIVDTALNGEDAISLVQSDPDISLVLMDIDLGKGMDGTAAAAGILEIRDLPIIFLTSHSEKQYVDRVEQISGYGYVLKNSGEFILIESIRMAYKLFDASSKIKESEQKYRAAFMTSPDSININRLDGLYVDINEGFTSMTGFTREDVIGRLSSDIDIWASPEDREKLVNGLKQDGIVENLESVFRCRDGSRKTGLMSARLITLNGEPHILSITRDISEKKEVEIQLKRSEHRFKAIFEQAADGILIGNAEGIITEANRNMTELTGYSREELVGRNIRVLFDQQEMAEHPLSYRRVYAGETVQRERNIRKKDGTLVPVIMNSKKVHDDCLQAIFHDISSLRAAEESLMISEERLRMAVEGSRDGLWDWNLETNEAYHSDRFARMLGYDPDELPYTSEAWSELLHPEDREQAFRSVEEYLSGARDIYESVFRLRAKDGSYRWISGRGKAIFNAEGVPVRFVGFNMDISEQKLAEEKYRTIVHTMQDGFLLIDGNAHITDVNGAYCSLTGFPRAELLEMSIGDIDLLETGKDVHDHLHRIMESGGETFETIHRTAGDNSLFVEVSATPLPNENALVVIVRDITGRKNEEQHLQSLVEEKDYLMKEFSHRAKNNLAMILSLIRLKSTTLENQVDLSDIERHIEAINILNTRLYRGNSFSSINLHTYLQEVLETVFSFSSFPIRIVNDVAEISMDHRRAIPIALLTNEIAINALKHGFGEEKDPSFTVQLTQDFSRGEYSLTLSNSGRPFPEDIDFNDARSLGMQLIPAFVKQLQGSITLSRKPVPVFYITFPVV
- a CDS encoding CARDB domain-containing protein, with the protein product MKKPAAAAVLFYLAIFTAFILTGCSGGGAGGGEQPYAPQSSLDDIILDTDFLQHVYLDITQSQIANTSVDMEYSLTDGSTWVDCTDNPQPVVLTVGTGVWIRNEGDGSSERFLGQVDALSGPDINAGDELYVGVYDAGANTWDDVSSVSPGNILNILAYIQNIGTDACPSGHRFDFYISDDTTITTADTLIRSYVYTSATAAGGTMSFVLTFQVPSGFSAGTYYIGYIADAGNTVSEMNEGNNTSAPEGVTPLIVKDNSAVPGGAVKIYNSWGEGNGWENNADGYYWMPYEVLKNNRMLVSYYYNDFTREYNPTSVLVFSLTHPERDKLRVTVGLGDPADPYMKKTFQSEWNSTDLISGAIPFPANSMILDISEFASGINSYDLFFMVENSSGTSGSLGNLSLELYGDYDSPAIRTLNSVSTTLPATLSANAETTVYLSTAGELTLTEQQQILPMSRSTSLSGITFNERMPSSGEIARNIDRYGVYIPGKNYNTIVKQGFGTGYAPPSRSVWESTRILESIDTGITRGTLPMAVDNSASVYFPPTGNQGSEGSCSAFSVGYYIQTYTEAKEHNWDLSSTSWTGGATGSPSSNLDKIFSPDFIYHQINDGGDNGSNIIQAAGLVTRIGGATWNTMPYDTADSTSWPSEAAWREAPKYRGREPAKYYWDNLSAGYFVIEDDSGIQLLKSLLNAGYCVSTGIAAETVYNGLDINDVVNSAVTWTSTNHAQTIVGYKEGTSWDPSNPDS
- a CDS encoding 4-hydroxybenzoate octaprenyltransferase, whose translation is MIKRLLRRGRGIGRAVMIEHSLFSLPFALVALLSESAGRPPWSTVGWIILAVVAARNGANALNRLVDEKIDAENPRTADRPLQTGRVRRLELILFTLFCGLLLLVSAWMLNPLCLALVPAAAVMIMGYSYTKRFTWLCHYWLGFTCSAAVMGTFLALTGSFQWRFFPLTGAVMFWVAGFDIIYALQDIDHDRSHGLRSIPARFGRFPALGFAAASFAVFMAGTVMHGLLYGFNAWYYAGVAVSGGILCWELLIAWKSEKSPENRIPFAAYKLNQTLSPIFLLFALAAVYLPGGLHG
- a CDS encoding ABC transporter permease; translation: MKRTAFAVVFLFALWWIASFLVARPFLPSPVSVGREMFTEIVRGELMLHLGSSLFRVLAALAAAFVPALVLGILSGTVGAADSVVSPVVYVLFPVPKIALLPIILLFLGLGDLSKIFLVALIVFFQFYLEIRDGTAGINRHYFDSLYTLGGSRRDLLVHVILPALLPRIFSSLRLTLGTAFAVLFLAETFATQTGIGWYIMDSWSRISYTRMYAGIMALSLAGLLFFAVLDLLQRLFCRWYA
- a CDS encoding ABC transporter substrate-binding protein gives rise to the protein MSAQRTTIFLILLFSVSALLFAGGAGEKPDEALKIGLLPDADSLPFLVAREEGRFSDAGAAVELVMFQNPVERDAAFQAGQIDGIIADAIGSILLFTGGMDVRIASITTGRYGLAAAPGSNAGSPADLAGKEIGVSSNTVIEYVASSLLSEAGIPDSGFKPLAVPKIPVRMELLLNGKLPAACLPEPLYALAVARGAVPLGDSNALGMDPGVMLFDGEVLRERSDEIVRVYRAYWEACRNINTDPDAYRDFLVDVMGFPPVIRESFSFVEYEYPRLPEREEISAAADWMMRRGMIEAPPEYEDLCFDAVVEELEQ
- a CDS encoding UbiX family flavin prenyltransferase, whose product is MAERGLPVVVAITGASGAVYGLRLVQLLMEQGIPLYLLLSRNGEDVILQETGRSRDEWLREFRAVGSLETPEITDYFSPIASGSFLTRGMVAAPCSMGALGRIASGTSDSLVERAADVSLKERRPLILLTRETPLSGIHLENMLKVTRAGGIIMPPVPAFYTQPKSIDELVDQSLYRVLDLLGLPSSRARRWNSGQES
- a CDS encoding ABC transporter ATP-binding protein, with product MIHIRDLDFDYSSGQRVFRGLSHSFEAGKLHVVIGPSGCGKTTLLYLIAGLLSAKRGGLLLNGEAPQRGREKTAVILQEYGLFPWKTVCENMALGLRLRGFSRTERAFRIDRVLGELGLGGKEKSYPAKLSGGEKQRLAVGRSLVLDPDLMLLDEPFSSLDAMTREQLQDYLLAVHRERAMTIILVTHSIEEAAYLSDEIHVMDMQGGITRISNTSSRAGDRKSGGFFSSCVEIRNTLESITAKPAGGRI